From a region of the Podospora pseudopauciseta strain CBS 411.78 chromosome 7 map unlocalized CBS411.78m_7, whole genome shotgun sequence genome:
- the PIK1 gene encoding Phosphatidylinositol 4-kinase pik1alpha (PI4-kinase)(PtdIns-4-kinase) (COG:G; EggNog:ENOG503NTYJ) translates to MSWDLLQRFLESDVFNQNPFLSVSYLSRYADHIGIHYVLCNKLRQFPYEDIEFFLPQLCHLIISVDNESMALEEFLLDLCEESVTAALLTFWLFQTYLHDLSSNPQTEAFSTCRRVYNKVQHIVFGVSDVRRQEKIVENALPVTVLGSFVLASIALPMLPGWAGPLAVAQARRPRPVIESIAEPVAAAPQTQNKNVPARAHTVTAGSSRSKRAKESRIASAPDVKVQPTSQNNSPKKHRTKPSRPGTSGSVAEVPLPEPSRPAPVESLENLSLEARISSASLPLPDSRPRIVTRPTTPLTAGLRPHDMSRKHSHSVKTMLNQAEMTNEQKIRLLRQNYFRCQTAFLTALEDISNRLVIVPKPARLSALRAELALIARDLPAEVDIPVLCPPTLVDGSPSKSRHHRIVRLNPAEATVLNSAEKVPYLLMVEILRDDFTFDPDTQDNQRLLTTLLAEQGTRKRIFDLSDAPSIPAVSRTPPAEPVVDSVFEPASGDLGASPMLKPSDDDLFGPVPPLPRTQSLRVGNPNIAVSGAVDNKTTPRHSIHTSISGSPSPPARSRTLTISNPRNNSVDQPDFSALAIHMRTASQMLAQLDATSGKRPKQEVAAIRAKIIASMQSLEEQSFDLDDGHGPTFDTIIAKSEVGSAAAASNHNANGTTDMENEGSAGPEPANINANAGIDRMENDIKTGGLQRKGDRDDPSAAVFGEAWEVKKERIRKSSPYGWMKNWDLMSVIIKTGSDLRQEAFACQLIRVCHKIWVDAGVPVWVKLMRILVTGESSGLIETIANGVSLHSIKRSLTMASIESGQNPRRRIATLKDHFVKVFGKPDSEGYKAGVDAFKRSLAAYSVISYVLQLKDRHNGNVLIDNEGHIIHIDFGFMLSNSPGSVGFEAAPFKFTYEYVDVLGGVGSPDYEDFKKLCKQAFQALRRSADNIIDLVSMMGRESKMPCYGAGVTQVTAALRQRFQLQLSADEAEQFVETDLIGKSLGSYYTRLYDTFQYRTQGIY, encoded by the exons ATGTCTTGGGACTTGCTTCAGCGGTTCCTCGAGAGCGATGTCTTTAACCAGAATCCTTTCCTCTCGGTGTCGTACCTCTC ACGATATGCCGACCACATAGGCATTCACTATGTGCTGTGCAACAAGCTTCGCCAATTTCCCTACGAGGACATCGAGTTCTTCCTGCCGCAACTGTGCCATCTTATTATAAGCGTCGACAATGAGTCCATGGCTCTGGAGGAATTCCTCCTGGACCTATGCGAGGAGTCGGTGACAGCAGCGCTCCTG ACCTTTTGGTTGTTTCAAACTTACCTCCATGACCTCTCGTCGAATCCTCAAACCGAGGCTTTCAGTACTTGCCGCCGAGTCTACAACAAGGTGCAACACATAGTGTTTGGGGTATCAGACGTTAGGAGACAGGAAAAGATTGTGGAAAATGCACTGCCGGTGACTGTCTTGGGGAGCTTCGTGTTGGCGAGCATTGCTTTGCCCATGTTGCCTGGCTGGGCGGGACCCCTTGCTGTTGCGCAAGCGAGAAGACCACGCCCTGTTATCGAAAGCATCGCCGAGCCAGTCGCCGCTGCTCCTCAGACTCAGAATAAGAATGTGCCTGCTAGAGCACATACTGTGACGGCCGGGAGTAGCAGGTCCAAACGCGCAAAGGAGAGTCGCATAGCAAGCGCCCCAGACGTCAAGGTTCAGCCCACTTCCCAGAACAACTCGCCCAAAAAACACAGGACCAAACCGTCAAGACCCGGTACGTCTGGGAGCGTAGCGGAGGTACCATTGCCAGAACCAAGCCGGCCTGCTCCAGTCGAAAGTCTGGAAAATCTCAGCCTTGAAGCACGCATCAGCTCGGCATCCTTACCGCTACCTGATTCTCGACCTCGTATCGTTACCAGACCCACCACTCCCCTGACAGCTGGCCTACGGCCGCACGACATGTCTAGGAAACATTCGCACAGCGTCAAGACCATGCTGAACCAAGCTGAGATGACCAATGAGCAAAAAATACGGCTCTTGAGACAAAACTACTTTCGCTGCCAGACAGCTTTCCTGACAGCATTGGAGGATATCTCGAACCGCTTGGTGATTGTGCCTAAGCCGGCTCGTCTGAGTGCTCTGCGCGCCGAGCTTGCCTTGATCGCCAGGGACTTGCCTGCCGAGGTCGATATCCCAGTGTTGTGCCCGCCTACTCTAGTAGACGGCTCACCATCGAAAAGCCGCCACCACAGAATAGTCCGGTTGAACCCGGCCGAGGCAACAGTTCTTAACAGTGCTGAAAAAGTGCCGTATCTACTCATGGTGGAAATTCTGAGGGACGATTTTACCTTTGATCCTGACACCCAGGATAACCAGAGGCTGCTTACGACTCTACTGGCCGAGCAGGGGACGAGGAAAAGAATATTCGATTTATCTGATGCCCCTAGCATACCTGCCGTTTCCCGGACACCACCGGCCGAGCCAGTGGTGGATAGCGTTTTCGAGCCAGCTTCTGGAGATCTGGGGGCTTCGCCTATGCTCAAGCCCTCAGACGACGATCTATTTGGCCCTGTACCGCCATTGCCAAGAACTCAATCGCTCCGGGTTGGCAACCCAAATATCGCTGTTTCTGGGGCTGTAGACAACAAGACAACGCCTCGACACTCTATCCACACTAGTATCTCTGGGTCACCTAGTCCTCCGGCTAGAAGCCGTACTTTGACTATCAGCAACCCGCGAAACAACTCTGTCGATCAGCCTGACTTTTCGGCACTGGCTATTCATATGCGAACGGCGTCTCAGATGCTGGCCCAGCTGGACGCAACCAGCGGGAAGCGTCCAAAACAAGAAGTAGCGGCCATCCGCGCCAAGATCATTGCAAGCATGCAGAGTCTGGAGGAGCAGAGCTTTGATCTGGATGACGGCCATGGACCAACGTTTGACACCATCATAGCCAAGAGCGAGGTGGGCTCCGCTGCTGCGGCCAGCAATCATAACGCCAATGGAACAACAGACATGGAAAACGAAGGCAGTGCCGGCCCTGAACCAGCAAATATCAACGCCAATGCCGGTATTGACAGGATGGAAAATGACATCAAGACGGGTGGTCTTCAGCGCAAGGGTGACCGTGACGATCCCAGCGCGGCGGTCTTTGGAGAGGCgtgggaggtgaagaaggagcggATCCGCAAGTCTTCGCCGTACGGATGGATGAAGAACTGGGACCTTATGAGCGTCATTATCAAGACAGGCTCTGACTTAAGGCAGGAGGCGTTTGCGTGCCAGTTGATTCGAGTCTGCCACAAGATCTGGGTGGATGCTGGGGTGCCGGTGTGGGTGAAGCTCATGCGGATCCTGGTGACGGGAGAATCATCTGGCTTGATCGAGACGATTGCCAACGGCGTATCCCTTCACTCCATCAAGCGCAGCCTGACGATGGCGTCGATCGAGTCGGGGCAGAacccaaggaggaggatcgcCACGCTCAAGGACCATTTCGTGAAAGTGTTTGGCAAGCCTGACAGCGAGGGGTACAAGGCTGGCGTGGACGCTTTCAAGAGATCGCTGGCGGCGTACAGCGTTATTTCTTATGTGCTCCAGCTCAAGGACAGGCACAACGGGAACGTGCTGATTGACAACGAGGGGCACATTATTCACATCGACTTTGGGTTCATGCTGTCGAACTCGCCGGGGTCGGTTGGGTTTGAGGCGGCGCCGTTCAAGTTTACGTATGAGTATGTGGATGTgctggggggtgttgggtcGCCTGATTATGAGGATTTTAAGAAGCTTTGCAAGCAGGCTTTTCAGG CTCTTCGACGATCAGCGGATAATATCATCGACCTGGTCAGCATGATGGGGCGGGAGAGCAAGATGCCTTGTTATGGAGCGGGCGTCACGCAGGTCACGGCGGCATTGAGGCAGAGGTTTCAGCTGCAGCTGAGCGCGGATGAGGCGGAGCAGTTTGTTGAGACGGATTTGATTGGGAAGTCGTTGGGGAGTTATTACACAAGGCT TTATGATACCTTTCAATATAGAACACAGGGAATCTACTGA
- a CDS encoding uncharacterized protein (EggNog:ENOG503PGTT) produces the protein MLVPSYYFDSAQKTPTRHHLSSSMAPMAPPPAFDLRSQVIENCKFFSRQDADISLVTALEPLGKFKVLVLRAEQGEREVLMSEHAPSLQEAIHGLHVKSAAAVQNYISTNGYVFATSLKKKRSLKPSSDDSEDGSDSDTASVSSTVTVDQSPSTTYKEESFSDNETVSVTSTGLLKKCARGKPARIPNPYTQAAPKSQPARRSRSRSRSPARSRSRSRSSDESSENELDSDVPTVVPLVNRRPPFFNGNGFSQRVRCVPPRGFQPMMAPPPPPPPPGPPNPQAGPPLGWVMGHPHSYITPPPSAVPTTKPNAPPRPNGTNSTPHRPSGPPQHDILLHIHWRHHGEQRTLEQAPFSVRSLQDTAIAYVRRSPASFSNVTTADKSPARLWHLRATVVSVQVDGEDYDLSNYPGDDLTRFISALGPKGVVRFEVEVVSMGGEGNQGQQQGQGQGGNLPGIRAVMGGGKNGNGNGGMNMCSWPMPMGMGMPMPMPGGMPVMHMGAAAPAPPPPPPPPPSAGTGQREE, from the exons ATGCTAGTACCCTCTTATTACTTTGACTCTGCCCAGAAAACACCTACCCGGCACCATCTCAGCTCGAGCATGGCTCCCATGGCTCCTCCGCCAGCATTTGACTTGCGTTCTCAGGTTATTG AAAACTGCAAGTTCTTCAGTCGTCAGGATGCGGACATCTCGTTGGTCACGGCACTGGAACCTCTGGGCAAGTTCAAGGTCCTGGTCCTGAGAGCCGAGCAGGGCGAGCGGGAGGTCCTCATGTCCGAACACGCACCTTCTCTCCAAGAGGCCATCCACGGCCTTCACGTCAAGTCTGCCGCGGCTGTGCAGAACTACATATCTACCAATGGATACGTCTTTGCCACCAgcctcaagaagaagcggaGCCTCAAGCCCTCGAGTGACGACAGCGAGGACGGAAGCGACAGCGACACTGCCTCTGTTTCTTCGACTGTGACGGTTGACCAgtccccttccaccacctaCAAGGAGGAGTCCTTCTCAGACAATGAGACCGTCTCCGTCACCTCGACTGGTCTGCTCAAGAAGTGCGCCAGGGGTAAACCAGCCAGGATTCCCAACCCATACACCCAAGCAGCCCCCAAATCTCAACCCGCCCGCCGCTCTCGCTCCCGTTCCCGGTCCCCCGCCCGATCTCGCTCCCGCTCAAGGTCATCTGATGAATCCTCCGAAAACGAGCTCGACTCGGACGTGCCAACGGTTGTCCCCCTCGTCAACCGCCGCCCCCCTTTCTTCAACGGCAATGGGTTCTCCCAACGTGTGCGCTGCGTCCCGCCGCGCGGGTTCCAACCCATGAtggctcctccccctccccctccccccccaggaccacccaacccccaagcAGGGCCGCCGTTGGGCTGGGTGATGGGACACCCCCATTCTTACatcacaccacccccctctgcGGTCCCTACCACCAAACCTAAcgcccctccccgccccaaTGGTACCAATTCCACACCTCATCGACCTAGCGGTCCGCCCCAGCACGACATCCTCCTGCACATCCACTGGCGTCACCACGGCGAGCAACGCACCCTCGAGCAAGCCCCCTTCTCCGTTCGTTCGCTCCAGGACACAGCCATCGCCTACGTCAGACGCTCTCCGGCGTCGTTCTCCAACGTGACAACGGCGGATAAATCCCCTGCTCGCCTCTGGCATTTACGGGCAACGGTTGTCAGCGTCcaggttgatggggaggactACGATTTGAGCAACTACCCCGGGGATGACCTGACACGGTTTATCTCTGCGTTGGGGccgaagggggtggtgaggttcgaggttgaggttgtgtcgatggggggtgagggtAACCAGGGACAACagcaggggcaggggcaggggggCAATTTGCCCGGGATTAGGGCtgtgatggggggtgggaagaatgggaatgggaacgGGGGGATGAATATGTGTTCTTGGCCTATgccgatggggatggggatgccgatgccgatgccgGGGGGGATGCCGGTGATGCATAtgggtgctgctgctccggcgcctcctccccctccgccgccgccgccgagtgCGGGGACTgggcagagggaggagtaG
- a CDS encoding uncharacterized protein (EggNog:ENOG503P4KD; COG:J): MFGAFRATNSLSGGLLWKIPWRLSPTQKYRQRQRLKAVDNVVETLSTALAKNGETVKSLERWKAEMPTEAEMLAKDKYTIFDRKEKRYRKGIHKLPKWTRVSQRLNPPGF; this comes from the exons ATGTTTGGGGCCTTCAGAGCGACGAATTCCCTGAGCGGGGGCCTTCTATG GAAGATCCCATGGCGCCTCTCCCCCACGCAAAAGTACCGCCAACGACAGAGGCTAAAGGCCGTCGATAATGTCGTCGAGACACTGAGTACGGCACTGGCGAAGAACGGCGAGACGGTCAAATCGTTGGAGCGGTGGAAGGCCGAGATGCCTACCGAGGCTGAGATGCTGGCGAAGGACAAGTACACCATTTTCGACCGGAAAGAGAAGAGATACCGCAAGGGCATTCACA AACTCCCCAAGTGGACTCGCGTGTCGCAAAGACTCAACCCACCTGGTTTCTAA
- the CBC2 gene encoding nuclear cap binding complex subunit (COG:A; BUSCO:EOG09264G04; EggNog:ENOG503P268) gives MRGVRATVDRLDRPSAYFNNARHKRRRFDKDQRDGDDDTAGMHPENREDDDPLKNATTLYVGNLSFFTTEEQVYELFSKCGEIKRLVMGLDRFNKTPCGFCFVEYYTHQDALDCMKYIGGTKLDERIIRTDLDPGFEEGRQYGRGKSGGQVRDEYREDYDEGRGGLGRAVAREREGRDFVDDGRLR, from the exons ATGAGAGGAGTACGCGCCACAGTAGACCGTCTTGACCGCCCAAGCGCCTACTTTAACAACGCCAGA CACAAGCGAAGACGATTCGACAAGGACCAAcgtgatggcgatgacgacACAGCAGGCATGCACCCCGAGAACCGGGAGGACGACGACCCGTTGAAGAATGCCACCACTCTTTATGTGGGCAACCT gtccttcttcaccaccgaGGAGCAAGTGTACGAGCTTTTCAGCAAATGTGGCGAAATCAAGCGATTGGTCATGGGGCTCGACAGATTCAACAAGACGCCGTGTGGGTTCTGCTTTGTTGAGTACTACACACATCAGGATGCGCTGGATTGTATGAAGTATATTGGAGGAACCAAGCTGGACGAACGTATCATTAGAACGGATCTGGATCCTGGTTTCGAGGAGGGCCGACAGTATGGCCGCGGAAAGTCGGGAGGACAGGTGCGTGACGAGTACCGCGAAGATTACGATGAAGGTCGCGGTGGCCTCGGCCGCGCTGTTGCGCGGGAGCGTGAAGGCAGGGACTTTGTTGATGACGGACGGCTGAGATAG
- the HHF1_3 gene encoding Histone H4 (COG:B; EggNog:ENOG503P3ZX), with amino-acid sequence MTGRGKGGKGLGKGGAKRHRKILRDNIQGITKPAIRRLARRGGVKRISAMIYEETRGVLKSFLEGVIRDAVTYTEHAKRKTVTSLDVVYALKRQGRTLYGFGG; translated from the exons ATGACTGGCC GTGGAAAGGGTGGCAAGGGTCTCGGCAAGGGCGGTGCCAAGCGTCACAGAAAGATTCTTCGTGACAACATTCAGGGCATCACCAAGCCCGCTATCCGCCGTCTTGCTCGTCGTGGTGGTGTCAAGCGTATTTCTGCTA TGATCTACGAGGAGACCCGTGGCGTCCTCAAGTCCTTCCTCGAGGGTGTCATCCGTGACGCCGTCACCTACACCGAGCACGCCAAGCGTAAGACCGTCACCTCTCTCGACGTTGTCTACGCCCTCAAGCGCCAAGGCCGCACTCTCTACGGTTTCGGTGGTTAA
- the TRS20 gene encoding TRAPP subunit (EggNog:ENOG503P2JW; COG:U; BUSCO:EOG09265GGX), which produces MSYYFAILSPLDTPLFEHEFGTSKSGGDGHPRFTDQARHLNQFILHSSLDIVEELQWTQPGLYLKVIDKFFQNYISAFVTASNVKFLLLHQPTTSVPAANGEANTAQAAASSRVNSTSVGANPTSPQTEEAIKNFMGEVYENYVKAVMSPFYKAPNMEIRSPVFRQRVAAAGRKYL; this is translated from the coding sequence ATGTCCTACTACttcgccatcctctcccccctcgacACCCCCCTCTTCGAACACGAATTCGGCACCTCCAAATCCGGCGGCGACGGCCACCCCCGCTTCACTGACCAAGCCCGCCACCTCAACCAGTTCATCCTCCACTCCTCCCTCGATATCGTCGAGGAGCTCCAGTGGACCCAGCCAGGCCTCTACCTAAAAGTAATCGACAAGTTCTTCCAAAACTACATCTCCGCCTTCGTCACCGCCTCCAACGTCAAATTTCTGCTACTTCACCAGCCCACCACTTCTGTCCCCGCCGCCAACGGGGAGGCCAACACGGCGCAGGCGGCCGCCTCGTCGAGGGTGAACTCTACTTCTGTCGGGGCGAATCCTACGTCTCCCCAGACggaggaggccatcaagAATTTTATGGGGGAGGTGTACGAGAATTATGTAAAGGCGGTCATGAGCCCGTTTTACAAGGCGCCGAATATGGAGATTAGGAGTCCGGTTTTTAGGCAGAGGGttgcggcggcggggaggaagTATCTTTAG
- the NUP82 gene encoding Nucleoporin nup82 (EggNog:ENOG503Q4MS; COG:U) — translation MPRVKSFAPSWLNEPSPGHKLFEPSSDETKTSSLAYNKKPKPGPRRAIAHRGTEVFVAVGKQIRWGDLVDLKESWETKQARTGGVRFKKEPNDFEVYDEEAANGNSGPEGYRIIKTPVAEDIRQLVMSPNNDFLAVLTSHTVHICILPDSTHLNARDSTPFKPKFYTLGPTTHVTSRSAVVSAIWHPLGVNGTALVTVTEDAVVRIWELSATDRWSFDAATLAVDLKRLADGTCVDQDFSASVSATNKAFSPDSFDMEVAAACFPARNSGGWSPMTLWIAMTGGDVYALCPLLPKRWAPPPTLIPSLSVSIVSRVATTEDSPDATYEDRLLAQQQLQWMSDLDNQEPKVVEAPGGNGEVEVYSRPARPGIVPKLQGPFDFDLNPEDEQDDEVELKDIYVVGEKPNMSDLMMGEDEELLMDEEGENGLSLSVVCLLSTSGQVKICLAAEGVEAEWLPSKVKSKLRPSSATPRTQSLLTFQTFDTVKPAELTPDSWPMFSEDATSKYSFYVTNPAGITLVNLEPWVSRLESELSGESEAGADFRIDVLVQSHSSERERVFTQPRGLNVLSAPVVIRDQDIGHLLLSSTHNQPIAIFFDTPELELVHVARDSPIVHEQLEIPEPEVVWHPRPVFHPSDVLVSNKNAVSAWVDLLKTGRRRPLLQQEIRLSMATLEVFTEGHKVASNEVFEIQNAVAELFRKCEALQFELRDQLIKAGEVKKRIDTITGDDLGEEDDDPISINELTRSRIDQAQRRQEELASRMERIKKKLGRATTRDLSDKEKAWVEEVKGFENSIFGSEVDTSPVDSKTRQPWKRFEEIKELSDSLLAQAERLQRKQGEASEDGPASPAPGVRIPADIRKAKMAQVMSLLDRESMMVDAVKDRLERLTVG, via the exons ATGCCCAGAGTCAAAAGCTTCGCGCCCAGTTGGCTGAATGAGCCCAGCCCAGGCCATAAGCTCTTTGAGCCCTCCAGCGACGAAACGAAAACCTCTTCTTTGGCATATAACAAGAAACCGAAGCCAGGCCCCCGGAGAGCTATTGCGCATCGAGGAACTGAAGTTTTTGTGGCTGTGGGGAAGCAGATAAGATGGGGAGATTTGGTTGACCTGAAGGAATCTTGGGAGACCAAGCAGGCGCGTACAGGTGGTGTTCGCTTCAAGAAGGAACCAAACGACTTTGAGGTCTACGATGAGGAGGCTGCCAACGGAAATTCTGGTCCAGAGGGGTACAGG ATCATCAAAACACCCGTTGCCGAAGACATTCGCCAGCTGGTCATGTCCCCAAACAACGACTTTCTCGCCGTCTTGACGTCTCACACTGTTCACATTTGCATTCTTCCCGACTCGACCCATCTCAACGCCCGCGATTCGACTCCTTTCAAGCCCAAGTTTTATACGCTCGGGCCTACTACTCACGTCACTTCTCGATCGGCCGTCGTCTCGGCAATCTGGCATCCGTTGGGTGTTAATGGCACAGCGTTGGTCACTGTTACCGAGGATGCTGTCGTGCGGATCTGGGAGTTGTCAGCCACTGACCGCTGGAGCTTTGACGCCGCCACCTTGGCTGTCGACCTCAAAAGGCTGGCAGATGGAACCTGTGTGGATCAGGACTTTAGTGCCTCTGTATCAGCGACGAACAAGGCGTTCTCGCCTGATTCTTTTGACATGGAAGTCGCGGCAGCATGCTTCCCAGCTAGAAACTCCGGTGGCTGGTCGCCAATGACTCTGTGGATTGCTATGACGGGAGGCGACGTGTACGCCCTGtgccctcttcttcccaagCGTTGGGCTCCGCCTCCAACACTTATTCCTTCCCTGTCAGTATCGATTGTCTCCAGAGTCGCAACTACGGAGGATAGCCCAGATGCCACATATGAGGATCGTCTTTtggcccagcagcagctgcagTGGATGTCTGATCTGGACAATCAAGAGCCAAAGGTTGTGGAAGCTCCCGGTGGAAATGGCGAGGTGGAAGTTTACAGCCGGCCAGCTCGTCCGGGAATTGTTCCAAAATTACAGGGGCCTTTCGACTTTGACCTAAACCCCGAGGACGAGCAGGACGATGAGGTTGAACTAAAAGACATCTACGTCGTTGGAGAGAAGCCAAATATGTCGGATCTGATGATgggagaagatgaggagcTGCTCAtggatgaagagggggagaatGGGCTGTCACTCTCCGTCGTTTGTCTGCTGTCTACCAGTGGCCAGGTCAAAATCTGTCTGGCAGCCGAAGGGGTGGAAGCTGAGTGGTTGCCCTCAAAAGTTAAGAGCAAGCTGAGGCCATCTTCTGCGACCCCCAGAACACAAAGCCTGCTCACTTTTCAGACATTCGACACTGTCAAGCCTGCAGAACTTACGCCCGACAGTTGGCCCATGTTTAGCGAGGATGCCACTTCCAAGTATTCCTTTTACGTGACCAACCCTGCCGGCATCACTCTTGTCAACCTGGAACCTTGGGTTTCACGCCTCGAAAGTGAGCTCTCGGGCGAGTCGGAAGCTGGCGCAGATTTTCGCATTGATGTGTTGGTTCAGAGTCATAGCTCAGAGCGGGAGCGAGTGTTCACTCAGCCTCGAGGGCTTAATGTGCTTTCAGCGCCCGTTGTTATTCGCGACCAAGACATTGGTCACCTTCTGCTCTCATCCACTCATAATCAGCCCATCGCCATCTTTTTCGACACGCCAGAGCTTGAGCTCGTGCATGTTGCAAGAGACTCGCCGATTGTCCATGAACAATTGGAAATTCCTGAGCCAGAAGTGGTGTGGCACCCCCGGCCTGTTTTCCATCCCTCGGATGTGCTGGTTAGCAACAAAAACGCCGTGTCGGCGTGGGTTGATCTTCTCAAGACGGGTCGGAGAAGACCGTTGCTTCAGCAGGAGATCAGGTTGTCCATGGCGACGCTTGAAGTGTTCACGGAGGGTCACAAGGTAGCTAGCAACGAGGTATTTGAGATCCAGAACGCGGTAGCGGAACTGTTCAGGAAGTGCGAAGCGCTTCAGTTTGAACTCAGAGACCAGCTGATCAAGGCAGGGGAGGTCAAGAAGAGAATTGATACGATCACGGGCGATGACCTaggagaggaagacgacgatCCTATTTCGATCAACGAGCTCACCAGGTCACGCATTGATCAAGCGCAGAGACGCCAGGAGGAATTGGCCAGCAGGATGGAAaggatcaagaagaagctcggcCGCGCCACGACTCGCGACCTGAgcgacaaggagaaggcttgggtggaggaggtgaagggcTTTGAGAATAGCATCTTTGGATCCGAAGTCGATACCTCGCCCGTTGACTCCAAGACCAGACAGCCCTGGAAGCGGTTCGAAGAGATTAAGGAGCTCAGCGACTCGCTTCTGGCGCAGGCCGAGCGGCTACAACGGAAACAGGGAGAGGCGTCTGAAGACGGGCCCGCCTCGCCGGCGCCTGGCGTGAGGATCCCGGCGGATATCCGCAAGGCGAAGATGGCACAAGTCATGAGCTTGTTGGATAGGGAGTCGATGATGGTAGATGCCGTGAAGGATCGGCTTGAGAGATTGACGGTTGGGTGA